The following proteins come from a genomic window of Pyxidicoccus sp. MSG2:
- a CDS encoding neutral zinc metallopeptidase, with amino-acid sequence MRWQGGRRSSNIEDRRGSGLGRPLAVGGGAASIVVALLVMLLGGDPSDVLNGGEQGTTSGTGGSGQAVDPRQDPMKDFVAVILADTEDTWPGLLKPVGVTYQQPRLVLFSDMVQSACGTQDAAVGPFYCPPDQRVYLDLHFFDELDRRFGAPGDFAQAYVVAHEVGHHVQNLLGISDQVHSQRSRMSERDANALSVLTELQADCFAGIWAHHAQKQRKVLEEGDVEEGLGAATAIGDDTLQRRARGRVVPESFTHGSSAQRVYWFRRGLEQGTLQGCDTFNDGAAGTRGR; translated from the coding sequence ATGAGATGGCAGGGGGGACGTCGCAGCTCGAACATCGAGGACCGGCGGGGGAGTGGGCTGGGCCGTCCGCTGGCGGTGGGCGGTGGGGCCGCCTCCATCGTGGTGGCCCTGCTGGTGATGCTGCTCGGCGGAGACCCCTCGGACGTGCTCAACGGCGGGGAGCAGGGGACGACCTCGGGCACCGGCGGCTCCGGACAGGCCGTGGACCCGAGGCAGGACCCGATGAAGGACTTCGTGGCCGTCATCCTGGCGGACACGGAGGACACCTGGCCCGGCCTCCTGAAGCCCGTGGGCGTGACGTACCAGCAGCCGCGCCTGGTGCTCTTCTCGGACATGGTGCAGTCCGCATGCGGCACGCAGGACGCCGCGGTGGGGCCCTTCTATTGCCCGCCGGACCAGCGCGTGTACCTGGACCTCCACTTCTTCGACGAGCTGGACCGCCGCTTCGGCGCCCCGGGTGACTTCGCGCAGGCCTACGTGGTGGCGCACGAGGTGGGGCACCACGTGCAGAACCTCCTGGGCATCTCCGACCAGGTCCATTCGCAGCGCAGCCGCATGTCCGAGCGCGATGCCAACGCCCTGTCCGTATTGACTGAATTGCAGGCGGACTGCTTCGCCGGCATCTGGGCCCACCACGCGCAGAAGCAGCGCAAGGTGCTGGAGGAGGGCGACGTGGAGGAAGGCCTGGGCGCGGCGACGGCCATCGGCGACGACACGCTCCAGCGCCGCGCGCGGGGCCGCGTCGTCCCCGAGTCCTTCACCCACGGCTCCTCCGCGCAGCGCGTGTACTGGTTCCGCCGCGGGCTGGAGCAGGGCACGCTGCAAGGGTGTGACACCTTCAACGACGGCGCCGCCGGCACGCGCGGCCGCTGA
- a CDS encoding GMC family oxidoreductase, with the protein MSGRIFTGDELTEDRTITCDVCVVGSGAGGGVLGHELARRGLDVVMLEEGSYRTRRDFDMKESTAYPALYQEMANRATDDLAISILQGRAVGGGTTVNWCASFRTPPEILHRWRDIHGVKGLDEHTLTPHWDWLEERLHIRDWPIERANRNNQLLWEGLGKLGYSRGTVKRNVKNCAALGACGLGCPTDAKQSMLVTLIPDAVEQGMRLFANVSARKLEMDGMRVVAVHADVLDPRTDRPTGRRLTVKSKVTAVCGGAINSPALLLRSGLTARGLVGKRFFLHPVVVSTARFRERVEAFQGAPLSVYSRQFIDRGPGKLGWLIEVPPIHPVLASVTMPGFGAAHQDLMARLPYANAVISITLDGVHPGDEGGTVGLRGEGEYTRLKVDYPLTDFHWEGFREALKVAARLQFAAGAEQVLSPHSAPVVMHGEKDVALLDRAPYAPLLCRVASAHQMGGCAMGGSAKTSVVDSTLRYWDADNLFVVDGSVFPTALGVNPMETILGLAHWGSQHVANAVGGRS; encoded by the coding sequence ATGAGCGGCCGAATCTTCACCGGAGACGAGCTCACCGAGGACCGCACCATCACCTGTGACGTGTGCGTGGTGGGCAGCGGCGCGGGCGGCGGCGTGCTGGGCCACGAACTGGCGCGGCGCGGCCTGGACGTGGTGATGCTGGAGGAGGGGAGCTACCGCACCCGCCGCGACTTCGACATGAAGGAGTCCACGGCGTACCCGGCCCTGTACCAGGAGATGGCCAACCGGGCGACGGATGACCTGGCCATCAGCATCCTCCAGGGCCGCGCCGTGGGTGGCGGCACCACCGTCAACTGGTGCGCCAGCTTCCGCACCCCGCCGGAAATCCTCCACCGCTGGCGCGACATCCACGGCGTGAAGGGGCTGGACGAGCACACGCTCACCCCGCACTGGGACTGGTTGGAAGAGCGGCTGCACATCCGCGACTGGCCCATCGAAAGGGCCAATCGCAACAACCAACTCCTATGGGAGGGGCTGGGAAAGCTCGGCTACAGCCGGGGCACGGTGAAGCGCAACGTGAAGAACTGCGCGGCCCTGGGCGCCTGCGGGTTGGGCTGCCCCACGGACGCGAAGCAGTCCATGCTGGTGACGTTGATTCCAGACGCGGTGGAGCAGGGAATGCGCCTGTTCGCCAACGTGAGCGCACGCAAGCTGGAAATGGATGGCATGCGCGTGGTGGCGGTACACGCGGACGTGCTGGACCCGCGCACGGACCGGCCCACGGGCCGGCGGCTCACGGTGAAGTCGAAGGTGACGGCGGTATGCGGCGGGGCCATCAACTCCCCGGCGCTGCTGCTGCGCAGCGGGCTCACCGCGCGGGGGCTCGTGGGCAAGCGCTTCTTCCTGCATCCGGTGGTCGTCTCCACGGCCCGCTTCCGCGAGCGGGTGGAGGCCTTCCAAGGCGCGCCGCTCAGCGTCTACTCGCGCCAGTTCATCGACCGGGGGCCGGGGAAGTTGGGCTGGCTCATCGAGGTGCCGCCCATCCACCCCGTCCTCGCCTCGGTGACGATGCCGGGCTTCGGCGCCGCGCATCAGGACCTGATGGCGCGGTTGCCGTATGCCAATGCGGTCATCTCCATCACCCTGGATGGCGTGCATCCCGGCGACGAGGGCGGCACGGTGGGGCTGCGCGGCGAGGGCGAGTACACGCGGCTGAAGGTGGACTACCCGCTCACCGACTTCCACTGGGAGGGCTTCCGCGAGGCGCTGAAGGTGGCCGCGCGCCTGCAATTCGCCGCGGGCGCGGAGCAGGTGCTCAGCCCGCACTCGGCGCCGGTGGTGATGCACGGCGAGAAGGACGTGGCGCTGCTGGACCGGGCGCCCTACGCGCCGCTGCTGTGTCGCGTGGCCAGCGCCCACCAGATGGGCGGCTGCGCCATGGGTGGCAGCGCGAAGACGAGCGTGGTGGACAGCACGCTGCGCTACTGGGACGCGGACAACCTCTTCGTGGTGGACGGCTCGGTGTTCCCCACCGCGCTGGGCGTCAACCCCATGGAGACCATCCTCGGCCTCGCGCACTGGGGCAGCCAGCACGTCGCCAACGCGGTGGGTGGGCGCTCCTGA
- a CDS encoding DUF3703 domain-containing protein yields MPMKPKLRAAFEAELREAVEAEARQELPRAWRHLERAHVLSQAYAGPHVRAHCRMFAFGWRRRDTRELMGQFARILVAGPGSWLGRAPLGNTGGANVGILTPMPIPEDLRALLDA; encoded by the coding sequence ATGCCCATGAAGCCGAAGCTGCGCGCCGCCTTCGAGGCGGAGCTGCGCGAAGCCGTCGAGGCCGAGGCGCGCCAGGAGCTGCCGCGCGCCTGGCGCCACCTGGAGCGGGCCCACGTACTGAGCCAGGCCTACGCGGGGCCGCATGTCCGCGCGCACTGCCGGATGTTCGCCTTCGGGTGGCGGCGCCGCGACACGCGCGAGCTGATGGGGCAGTTCGCGCGAATTCTCGTCGCCGGGCCGGGCTCGTGGCTGGGCCGGGCTCCGCTCGGCAACACCGGTGGCGCCAACGTGGGCATCCTCACGCCCATGCCCATCCCCGAGGATTTGCGGGCGCTGCTGGACGCGTGA
- a CDS encoding helix-turn-helix domain-containing protein, whose protein sequence is MKSVRENTGRRGSSASERRRREAREPGAEATPPAEPAPPSQDASPDTEKAWSYEVAHPDADQDLAPVVGKNLRRLRSQRGLSLERLAKASGVSRAMLGQIELGQSAPTINVLWKIARALDLPFSALISMTGGAGTRLMRAREAKRLTSHDGRFASRALFPFDEPRRVEFYELQLKGHSEERAEPHPPGTLENLVVTRGTLEMEVGTERHLLAAGDAILFEADKPHVYRNVGPDDVQMYLVMTYAEEVG, encoded by the coding sequence ATGAAGTCGGTTCGGGAGAACACGGGTCGGCGGGGCTCGAGCGCCTCGGAGCGCAGGCGTCGCGAAGCGCGGGAGCCCGGAGCGGAAGCCACTCCACCCGCCGAGCCGGCGCCCCCTTCCCAGGACGCTTCTCCGGACACGGAGAAGGCGTGGTCCTACGAGGTGGCGCACCCCGATGCGGACCAGGACCTGGCGCCCGTCGTGGGGAAGAACCTGCGCCGGCTGCGCAGCCAGCGCGGCCTGTCGCTGGAGCGGCTGGCGAAGGCCTCCGGCGTCAGCCGGGCCATGCTCGGACAGATTGAGCTGGGGCAGAGCGCGCCCACCATCAACGTGCTGTGGAAGATTGCCCGCGCGTTGGACTTGCCGTTCTCCGCGCTCATCAGCATGACGGGCGGCGCGGGCACGCGGCTGATGCGGGCGCGGGAGGCCAAGCGGCTCACCTCGCACGACGGGCGCTTCGCGTCCCGGGCGCTCTTCCCGTTCGACGAGCCCCGGCGCGTGGAGTTCTACGAGCTGCAGCTCAAGGGGCACAGCGAGGAGCGCGCCGAGCCGCATCCTCCGGGCACGCTGGAGAACCTCGTCGTCACGCGGGGCACGCTGGAGATGGAGGTCGGCACGGAGCGCCACCTGCTCGCCGCGGGTGACGCCATCCTGTTCGAGGCCGACAAGCCCCACGTCTACCGCAACGTGGGGCCGGACGACGTGCAGATGTACCTGGTGATGACGTACGCCGAGGAAGTGGGCTGA
- a CDS encoding helix-turn-helix transcriptional regulator, producing MSRTRAWKGQLFFGPRRLLYAGPLGETRPHAHHTFQLLLSLGEPVALRDAHQHVVTCQAAVTPPDVEHTIASPSAAVVLLHVNPDDSVGRQLRTLGIGADAEAWRCAGAPLLTQGVKSVPKRWADAELLSHSLLQSLRADTRQAPPAHPAVKRLLRLLPDLLEEDVRLSALAPRVGLSAGRLSHLFGQEVGLPLRPYVLWLRLQRAAGHLQRGASLTRAAHAAGFTDSAHLSHAFRRTFGLSPSEIAGVVDWVLPPPE from the coding sequence GTGAGCAGGACCCGCGCCTGGAAGGGGCAGCTCTTCTTCGGACCCCGGCGGCTCTTGTACGCCGGGCCGCTCGGTGAGACGCGCCCGCACGCGCACCACACCTTCCAGCTCCTCCTGTCGCTCGGGGAGCCGGTGGCGCTGCGGGACGCCCACCAGCACGTGGTCACCTGCCAGGCGGCCGTGACTCCGCCCGATGTCGAGCACACCATCGCCAGTCCGAGCGCGGCCGTGGTCCTCCTGCATGTGAACCCGGATGATTCGGTGGGCCGTCAGCTGCGCACGCTGGGCATCGGCGCGGATGCCGAGGCCTGGCGGTGTGCGGGCGCGCCCCTGCTCACCCAGGGCGTGAAGTCCGTGCCGAAGCGCTGGGCTGATGCGGAGCTCCTCTCGCATTCGCTGCTTCAGTCGCTGCGGGCCGACACGCGACAGGCCCCGCCGGCCCACCCCGCCGTGAAGAGGCTCCTGCGCCTGTTGCCGGACCTGCTGGAAGAGGACGTGCGCCTGTCCGCTCTCGCGCCGCGGGTGGGACTGTCCGCGGGGCGGCTGTCACACCTGTTCGGCCAGGAGGTGGGCCTGCCCTTGCGGCCCTACGTCCTCTGGCTGCGCCTGCAGCGCGCCGCCGGACACCTCCAGCGCGGGGCCTCGCTCACGCGGGCGGCGCATGCCGCGGGCTTCACCGACAGCGCGCACCTCAGCCACGCGTTCCGCCGCACCTTCGGCCTCTCCCCGTCGGAGATTGCGGGCGTCGTGGACTGGGTCCTCCCGCCTCCGGAGTAG
- a CDS encoding ATP-binding domain-containing protein: MSHAHGNLPEGALDIIAEEEALLARVQATLEAARHKAGRKTDTQGLVAQLQVLRDDVATAAVADLPHLFAQMNETRSLMERQEAARLPDPQAPYFAHLRLDGAGGPRDYLLGRTTFADVSAGVRVIDWRFAPVARVFYCYEEGDSYEEYFGERLAEGTVQTRRLVVIERGVLTRIISGTLVLERAADGAWHSVGLDVATLQSGGAGTAARPEFLGTGKGARRTEDAFGVTALLDPEQYEAVSTGPDQPLLVLGSAGSGKTTVALHRLAKIAFDDAQTYPQSRMKLIVPEEGLARLSRRLLAPLGLGGVAVQTRDSWLLATAKQAFDLPGIKLWHDTPPLVSRFKRHPALRRALAARVGVPKTAAGVTLERLRKRLADAYFDRRFLDTVVNAARGELPRTAIDEVMEHTRLQHSTPLDKELKDITDTDRLVTMDGKAIEADTPYAMAGTVDLDDLPILMFLKAQHTSLGLERMAHVVLDEAEDFSLFELFAVSRLLGKGKSCTLAGDEMQQTDAGFAGWPAVLNELNIRDAATCRLQVSYRCPQPVVELARQVLGTQAPEASAHTGRPGAPVGFHHFPDEAQAQLFIGEALRDLVSREPHASVGVIASSPESAEAVYRVVADLPWARRVSDGEFTFEPGVDITDVDSVKGLEFDYVIIPDATARAWPMDDESRRRLHVAITRTSHQLWVVSSGVRSHLIPGAAGAAAPR, encoded by the coding sequence ATGAGCCACGCCCATGGCAACCTTCCGGAAGGCGCCCTCGACATCATCGCCGAGGAGGAGGCACTGCTCGCCCGCGTGCAGGCCACGCTGGAGGCAGCCCGGCACAAGGCCGGCCGCAAGACGGACACCCAGGGACTGGTCGCCCAGCTCCAGGTGCTGCGCGACGACGTGGCCACCGCCGCCGTCGCGGACCTGCCGCACCTCTTCGCGCAGATGAACGAGACGCGCTCCCTCATGGAGCGCCAGGAGGCCGCGCGCCTGCCGGACCCCCAGGCCCCCTACTTCGCGCACCTGCGCCTGGACGGCGCGGGCGGGCCCCGCGACTATCTGCTGGGACGCACCACCTTCGCGGACGTGAGCGCCGGCGTGCGCGTCATCGACTGGCGCTTCGCCCCCGTCGCCCGCGTCTTCTACTGCTACGAGGAAGGCGACTCCTACGAGGAGTACTTCGGCGAGCGGCTCGCGGAGGGCACCGTGCAGACGCGGCGGCTCGTCGTCATCGAGCGCGGCGTGCTGACGCGCATCATCTCCGGCACGCTGGTGCTGGAGCGCGCCGCGGACGGCGCATGGCACAGCGTGGGGCTCGACGTCGCCACGCTCCAGTCGGGAGGCGCGGGCACCGCCGCGCGACCGGAGTTCCTCGGCACCGGCAAGGGCGCCCGCCGCACCGAGGATGCCTTCGGCGTCACCGCGCTCCTGGACCCGGAGCAGTACGAGGCCGTCAGCACCGGCCCGGACCAGCCGCTGCTCGTGCTGGGCAGCGCCGGCAGCGGGAAGACGACGGTGGCCCTGCACCGGCTGGCGAAGATTGCCTTCGACGACGCGCAGACCTACCCCCAGTCCCGGATGAAGCTCATCGTCCCCGAGGAGGGCCTGGCCCGGCTGTCCCGCCGCCTGCTGGCGCCGCTCGGCCTGGGCGGCGTGGCCGTGCAGACGCGCGACTCGTGGCTGCTGGCCACGGCGAAGCAGGCGTTCGACCTGCCCGGCATCAAGCTGTGGCACGACACGCCGCCGCTGGTGTCGCGCTTCAAGCGCCACCCCGCCCTGAGGCGCGCGCTGGCCGCCCGCGTGGGCGTGCCGAAGACGGCGGCCGGCGTGACGCTGGAGCGGCTGCGCAAGCGGCTGGCGGACGCGTACTTCGACCGGCGCTTCCTGGACACCGTGGTCAACGCCGCGCGCGGAGAGCTGCCGCGCACCGCCATCGACGAGGTGATGGAGCACACGCGCCTCCAGCACTCCACGCCGCTCGACAAGGAACTGAAGGACATCACCGACACGGACCGCCTCGTCACCATGGACGGGAAGGCCATTGAAGCGGACACGCCGTACGCCATGGCCGGCACGGTGGACCTGGATGACCTGCCCATCCTGATGTTCCTCAAGGCCCAGCACACCTCGCTGGGCCTGGAGCGGATGGCGCACGTCGTGCTCGACGAGGCGGAGGACTTCTCCCTCTTCGAGCTGTTCGCCGTGAGCCGCCTGCTGGGCAAGGGCAAAAGCTGCACGCTGGCCGGAGACGAGATGCAGCAGACGGACGCCGGCTTCGCGGGGTGGCCCGCCGTCCTCAACGAGCTGAACATCCGCGACGCCGCCACCTGCCGGCTCCAGGTGTCCTACCGCTGTCCGCAACCGGTGGTGGAGCTGGCGCGGCAGGTGCTGGGCACCCAGGCCCCGGAGGCCTCCGCGCACACGGGCCGCCCGGGCGCGCCGGTGGGCTTCCACCACTTCCCGGACGAGGCCCAGGCGCAGCTGTTCATCGGCGAGGCGCTGAGGGACCTCGTCTCACGCGAGCCCCATGCGTCGGTGGGCGTCATCGCCAGCAGCCCCGAGTCCGCGGAGGCCGTCTACCGCGTCGTGGCCGACCTGCCCTGGGCCCGGCGGGTGAGCGACGGCGAGTTCACCTTCGAGCCCGGCGTGGACATCACCGACGTGGACAGCGTGAAGGGCCTGGAGTTCGACTACGTCATCATCCCGGATGCAACGGCGCGGGCCTGGCCCATGGACGACGAGTCGCGCCGCCGCCTGCACGTGGCGA
- a CDS encoding M16 family metallopeptidase produces MNARRRLQTRRPRVVTGALVLLSLLLGACTTLPTRGQVMMRDVSFPLRDFRMPSGLRVVVEEDRRSPVVAVVAVVGVGGSSDPSGKEGLAHVVEHLTFRSRHAGGPSIQTRLEAAGVGHSNASTSLDYTAYEALASREALPALLKMHGQWLASPVAGITPEVFAVEREVVRNELRQRNETGYVGQVFSWMHAASYPASHPYARPLIGTHPTLTALTLADAQRFARAHYRPDNVTLVISGDVDLAAVEPLLRESLPAEWVGSGAPLTVEPRLPGKVAEPPLTPEPKSLPEYAAAVPSPELYLSWVLPRGFDEQGAVQEFVRASLDRNLWGAVRSDGDIAGISTGLVPGTRASLLVVRVQLSRGDHPQRSAEKVLDMVHKAWSNSVEAGDVLGNEADFQAARRNVITGMVLESEHLLSRTLRRALLTHFTLDVRSYTRSQMAQMALGGSQVTAFAYTWLQRERARVILVRPGESGTAVAENGPAQLPAQPEPAVPVEHATPSMVTALSAPVHVLKLDNGMEVLLAPRPGLPVVRVGAAMGGGSAYGAKPGVADLAGYGSFRESWFEGRPSDWGLWDSTSLQRDHVRVELSGTAGNVGNMLAMLAEQLSSMRTSEDVVRFLREQVLPWRDAVDGRPEVQAHRALLSALYGTHPYAHEATGAEMAQVSWSDAQDWIEDVYRPGNTVVVIAGEFDVKEVEVLARKYLGGWSRGTPQPVDLAAAPALPAASVRPNTLLTPRPGATQGQVHVACRLPAATPEAEARYSMMAELMEVQAWHDMRSQRGASYGFQSSTWLGRGGAAHLMVEGMVDARRMSEGVGSVRQAIAAFAKTVSARDLEQARSRLLARQAVSFISTSAWVDALLDTRVRGFTPDALAQRPAHLQAVTSEALQREFAGCLERLVVAVTADEGPGRAALQALSQP; encoded by the coding sequence ATGAACGCCAGACGCCGTCTCCAGACCCGCCGGCCCCGTGTCGTCACGGGCGCCCTCGTCCTGCTCTCCCTGCTGCTGGGGGCGTGCACCACGCTGCCTACCCGGGGGCAGGTGATGATGCGCGACGTGTCCTTCCCGCTGCGCGACTTCCGCATGCCCTCGGGGCTGCGCGTGGTGGTGGAGGAGGACCGCCGCTCGCCGGTGGTGGCGGTGGTGGCCGTCGTCGGCGTGGGCGGCTCCAGCGACCCGAGCGGCAAGGAGGGACTGGCGCACGTGGTGGAGCACCTGACCTTCCGCTCCCGCCACGCGGGCGGCCCATCCATCCAGACGCGGCTTGAGGCGGCGGGCGTGGGCCACTCCAACGCCTCCACCAGCCTGGACTACACGGCCTACGAGGCGCTCGCGTCTCGCGAGGCCCTGCCCGCGCTGCTGAAGATGCACGGCCAGTGGCTGGCCTCGCCCGTCGCGGGCATCACCCCGGAGGTGTTCGCGGTGGAGCGCGAAGTGGTGCGCAACGAATTGCGCCAGCGCAATGAGACGGGCTACGTGGGGCAGGTCTTCAGTTGGATGCACGCGGCCTCCTATCCGGCGAGCCACCCCTACGCGCGGCCCCTCATCGGCACGCACCCGACGCTGACCGCGCTCACGCTGGCGGACGCGCAGCGCTTTGCACGCGCCCACTACCGTCCGGACAACGTGACGCTGGTCATCTCCGGTGACGTGGACCTCGCCGCCGTGGAGCCGCTGCTGCGCGAGAGTCTTCCCGCCGAGTGGGTGGGCTCCGGCGCACCGCTGACCGTGGAGCCGCGCCTGCCCGGGAAGGTGGCCGAGCCCCCGCTCACCCCCGAGCCGAAGTCGCTGCCGGAGTACGCCGCGGCGGTGCCGTCGCCCGAGCTGTACCTGTCGTGGGTGTTGCCTCGCGGCTTCGACGAGCAAGGCGCCGTGCAGGAGTTCGTTCGCGCCAGCCTCGACCGGAACCTCTGGGGCGCGGTGCGCAGCGACGGCGACATCGCGGGCATCAGCACGGGTCTGGTGCCCGGCACGCGCGCGTCGCTGCTCGTGGTGCGGGTGCAGCTCAGCCGCGGGGACCACCCCCAGCGCTCGGCGGAGAAGGTGCTGGACATGGTCCACAAGGCCTGGTCGAACTCCGTGGAAGCCGGCGACGTCCTCGGCAATGAGGCCGACTTCCAGGCCGCGCGACGCAACGTCATCACCGGCATGGTGCTGGAGTCGGAGCACCTCCTCTCGCGCACCCTGCGCCGTGCGCTGCTCACCCACTTCACGCTCGACGTGCGCTCCTACACGCGCTCGCAGATGGCACAGATGGCGCTCGGCGGCAGCCAGGTGACGGCCTTCGCGTACACGTGGCTGCAGCGAGAGCGGGCGCGTGTCATCCTCGTGCGCCCCGGCGAGAGCGGCACGGCGGTGGCGGAGAATGGCCCCGCGCAGCTCCCGGCGCAGCCCGAGCCCGCGGTGCCTGTGGAGCACGCCACGCCGTCCATGGTGACAGCCCTCTCCGCGCCGGTGCACGTGCTCAAGCTGGACAATGGCATGGAGGTGCTGCTCGCCCCACGCCCGGGCCTGCCGGTGGTGCGGGTGGGCGCCGCGATGGGCGGCGGCTCCGCGTACGGGGCGAAGCCCGGCGTGGCGGACCTGGCCGGCTATGGCTCGTTCCGCGAGTCGTGGTTCGAGGGCCGTCCCAGCGACTGGGGCCTGTGGGATTCCACGTCGCTCCAGAGAGACCATGTCCGCGTCGAGCTGTCCGGCACCGCCGGCAACGTGGGCAACATGCTGGCGATGCTCGCCGAGCAGCTCTCCTCCATGCGCACGTCCGAGGACGTCGTACGCTTCCTGCGGGAGCAGGTCCTGCCGTGGCGCGACGCCGTGGATGGCCGCCCCGAGGTGCAGGCCCACCGCGCCCTGCTGAGCGCGCTCTATGGCACGCACCCCTACGCGCACGAGGCGACGGGCGCGGAGATGGCCCAGGTGTCCTGGTCCGACGCCCAGGACTGGATTGAAGACGTGTACCGGCCCGGCAACACGGTGGTCGTCATCGCCGGCGAGTTCGACGTGAAGGAAGTGGAAGTCCTGGCGCGCAAGTACCTCGGCGGATGGAGCCGGGGGACGCCTCAGCCGGTGGATCTGGCGGCGGCACCGGCACTGCCCGCGGCCTCCGTGCGCCCCAACACCCTGCTCACCCCGCGTCCGGGAGCCACCCAGGGGCAGGTCCACGTGGCGTGCCGGCTGCCGGCGGCCACGCCCGAGGCCGAGGCGCGCTACTCGATGATGGCGGAGTTGATGGAGGTGCAGGCCTGGCACGACATGCGCTCCCAGCGCGGCGCGTCCTACGGCTTCCAGTCCAGCACCTGGCTGGGGCGGGGCGGAGCGGCGCACCTGATGGTGGAGGGCATGGTGGACGCGCGGCGCATGAGCGAGGGCGTGGGCTCGGTGCGCCAGGCCATCGCCGCGTTCGCGAAGACGGTGTCGGCGCGTGATTTGGAGCAGGCCCGCTCGAGGCTGCTCGCGCGGCAGGCGGTGTCCTTCATCTCCACGTCGGCCTGGGTGGACGCGCTGCTGGACACGCGCGTGCGGGGCTTCACGCCCGACGCGCTGGCGCAGCGGCCCGCGCACCTCCAGGCGGTGACGTCCGAGGCGCTCCAGCGCGAGTTCGCCGGCTGCCTCGAGCGACTGGTGGTGGCCGTCACGGCCGACGAGGGCCCGGGGCGCGCCGCGCTCCAGGCCCTGTCGCAGCCGTAG